A region of the Candidatus Cloacimonadota bacterium genome:
CTTTCTTCTGCTTTAGATTTTGCATATACCAATTCAGTTTCAAAAGCCGATCGTTCAGATATATTAGATACCAAGTTTGCAGCCATCATTATAATCTTACGTTCACGCTCAGTCCACGAACGTTTGGATTTCTCAACCATGAACCCTAAAAAACCGTTAAACTTGTTTTGCACAAATACTGGGAACGCCAAAACAGACTGTACATTATTCCACTTAAACAAATCTATCTCTGGCTTAAACTCATCTGGCAATGCCTCAAGATCGTTGAAACACATCATCACTTGTGTGTTGAAATGTTCTAATATCTTCACGGTCAGCGAGCAAGGTATGCCCTGTAGATTCTCCTTTTCGGGAATAATTCCTTCCTTACACCATTCATGAGTATTATTTATCATCATGCCGTTATCACTAAGCTTAAAAATTGAGCATCTATCCAGATTTAACAATTCGCCAAACTCACTTAATGCAAGCTGCAAGATCTCATCGTAGCCTTTGCCCATTGCTTTTAGAACACGTTTGCTGATGGTTTGCATAATGGTATCTATCTTGCCTTGAAACTCCATTTGCCTAAGCCTGTTGATGCGATCGGATATATCGCTTGATGTGGCACATAGTGCTATGGGATTCCCGAAAGCATCATTGACCTTATTGGTTCTAACAAATGTGCTAATCTTCTCTCCCTGTTTGCTTCGATTTATAATAACACCTTCATAAGATCCTTTGTTAAGAGTTTGCGCCAATATCTCTTCTTGACTGGCTTCCGATTCTGGCTCAGAGCCAAATATACTTATGTGTTTCCCAACCAGTTCTTCTTTTTGAAAGCCGCTTGTTGTACATTGTGCTAAATTCACATAAGTTATAATCCCCTGCATATCTGTAATGGATACTCCATCACTTATCTGGTCTAGTGCCGTACTGTGCAAAGTTAGCATTTCAAGATACTTTTGCTTTTCGGTATAATGCTTTTCCATCATTATGCGATTATGGTTCATCGATGATATCATGTTTGCCATTTTGGTTAAGAAATTCATGATTTGTGCAACTTGCTCATGAGAATAGAATGGAACTTTTGCTAGTGCTTTCAGGTATTCTGTTACATCAAAGCCATATTTCTGGGCTTGTTTTTTAAATTGCTCTTCAGCAATCTCTTCACCTTCAAAGAAGAATTGCCCAAAAAATAGGGTCGCTCGATGTTGCCCGCCCACCCAAAGAGGAGTTGCTATAATCCAAAGATTATTTTTGCAGCGAACTAGTTTAAACTCTCCGGGCTTTGTATCTTGAACTAAGCTATTCTTTTTAAGTAAGCAGTTTTCTTTGCATGTTTGGTTCTTAAGATGAAAAACCTCACAAATGTCCTGCCATCCTGTTTTAAGTAGAATGTCGCCATGGGTATCGACAA
Encoded here:
- a CDS encoding PocR ligand-binding domain-containing protein — protein: MSTAQSTDFSMRNTEGKNDVRELLDSVALQGLLNDLYELTGFSLAIVDTHGDILLKTGWQDICEVFHLKNQTCKENCLLKKNSLVQDTKPGEFKLVRCKNNLWIIATPLWVGGQHRATLFFGQFFFEGEEIAEEQFKKQAQKYGFDVTEYLKALAKVPFYSHEQVAQIMNFLTKMANMISSMNHNRIMMEKHYTEKQKYLEMLTLHSTALDQISDGVSITDMQGIITYVNLAQCTTSGFQKEELVGKHISIFGSEPESEASQEEILAQTLNKGSYEGVIINRSKQGEKISTFVRTNKVNDAFGNPIALCATSSDISDRINRLRQMEFQGKIDTIMQTISKRVLKAMGKGYDEILQLALSEFGELLNLDRCSIFKLSDNGMMINNTHEWCKEGIIPEKENLQGIPCSLTVKILEHFNTQVMMCFNDLEALPDEFKPEIDLFKWNNVQSVLAFPVFVQNKFNGFLGFMVEKSKRSWTERERKIIMMAANLVSNISERSAFETELVYAKSKAEESDRLKSTFLAIVNHELRTPLNHIMGFAQLIQGNADEEERDEYVAKIQESGHKLLGIIKSIFELALGEENEINAQAKLFTLKDHLESNQQQLRRLLRDSGKQHNINLIFDIEPNLTHLHIFADESKINIILHNLFKNAVKFTESGSITFGCEAISTQMLRYWIKDTGIGISKESEKGVFGLFTQGEDANTRKYDGMGIGLAISNKLADVLGGRIYWESTKGFGSDFFFEVPVFAQNQPLEGRNSKLSGEFNHKQIMIVDDDVSIVMLFRHYLEQSGAVLHSAHDGEEAVDSLNSLPAGSIILMDLSMPVLDGFAATTQIKKQRPDIKIVALSGVIQDADDPSILRSGFDAVLPKPVSKEQILNCLRSLI